The following is a genomic window from Methylomarinum vadi.
GTCGTCGACTTGGTACGGTTTGCCGTCGATAACGATATCGACATCAGTTTTATCGAGGAAATGCCGTTGGGAATGATCGACAGCCACGATCGCGGCGAAATGTATTATTCCAGTGACTCGATCAAACACGATTTGTCCGCCCACTTTACCTTGTTGCCGTTACTCGACACCACCGGGGGGCCTTCCGTTTATTTCCGGGTACAGGGCTGCGAGACGCGCGTGGGATTTATTTCGCCCCATAGCGCCAATTTTTGCGCGAGTTGCAACCGCGTGCGTTTGACCGCCGAAGGGCGGTTGTTGCTGTGTCTTGGCAACGAACATTCGCTCGACTTGAAGCGGGTGGTCAGGGCCAATCCGGGCGATATGGCGGTACTGAAACACGCCATAATCGAGGCAATGACGATTAAGCCGGAACGACATGAATTCAATATTAACGAACAGCCTGTTATCATGCGCCACATGAACGCCACAGGCGGTTAGTCTGGCGCCGGTCCGAGTGTTTTCTCTGTTTTTTCAGCAGGAGGAATGATGAGTCATAATAAAACCGACCAATTGATTGCCGAGGCGCGGCGCTATAAAGAGGAGAGGGAGAAAGGTTACCGCGAACAAGCCTTGAAGCTTTACCCCTGGGTTTGCGGCCGTTGCGCGCGCGAGTTCACCCATAAAAATCTGAGCGAGTTGACGGTGCATCATCGCGACCATAATCATGACAATAACCCGCAGGACGGCAGCAACTGGGAGCTGTTGTGTTTGTACTGCCATGACAACGAGCACCAACGCTTCGAGGAATTCGTGCGCTATGGCGGCTCTTCGAGCGACAATAAGTCGTCGAGCGGAACGTTCAAT
Proteins encoded in this region:
- a CDS encoding YajD family HNH nuclease, producing the protein MSHNKTDQLIAEARRYKEEREKGYREQALKLYPWVCGRCAREFTHKNLSELTVHHRDHNHDNNPQDGSNWELLCLYCHDNEHQRFEEFVRYGGSSSDNKSSSGTFNPFADLKNMMKQ